A window of Thiocapsa bogorovii genomic DNA:
GTGGATCGCGTCATTGCGAAAGACCGATCCAACTTCTGCGACTGGTTTCAGCCTCTGCTGCAGTCGCCTGCGCTGAAACCCGGCGATCTCCCGAGCGCGTCGACCGACCCGGAGTCGCTGAAACGTGCCGCGGAGGATCTGTTCAAATGACCGACCGCAGAGGCCCTTTGCGTTCGGTTGACTGCTTACTCCTCGCCGTCGGACTCTGCCTGCTCACGACGGTCAACGCCTGCGCATCGGATCAAGACATGACCGCGGAACGTCAACGACTCGTCGAGAAGATCGAGGCCGAGGTCCGCATGACCGCCCCCGAGCTGGGTTTCGCGCGGCTCGATCCTCGGGTTGCCGAGGCCATGCTTCGAGTGCCTCGCCACGCCTTCGTACCGAACGCTCAACGCGCCTTGGCCTATGCCAATCACCCCCTGCCGATCGGCGGCGGGCAGACCATCTCTCAGCCCTACATCGTCGCCATCATGAGTCAGCTGCTCGACGTCGGCCCCGGCGACCGGGTTTTCGAGCTGGGCACCGGGTCCGGGTATCAGGCGGCCGTACTGGCTGAGATGGGGGTCGATGTCTATTCGGTCGAAATCGTCCCCGAGCTGGCCGAGCGCGCGCACGCGAATCTCGAGGCCGCGGGTTACCCGCAGGTCCAGGTCCGTGCCGGCGACGGATGGCTCGGCTGGCCCGAGGCCGCTCCGTTCGACGGCATCATCCTGACCGCCGCCGCGCCCGTGATTCCGGACCAGCTGATCGATCAACTGAAACCCGGCGGCCGTCTGGTGATGCCGATCGGCGAGACGCATAGCGTCCAACAGCTCGCGATCTTCGACAAGGACGAGGACGGCACCCTGCGACGCCGTGACCTCCTGCCGGTGCGTTTCGTGCCGGTGACCGGACCCTTGGGCGACTGAGCGATGCCGATGCCGTGCCCGCATCCCCGTGCGAACATCGGGATCCCGGATCCGGAATGGATCCGGTGTCTGCCGCCGAGGAACTACCGGACAACGAGGCCGTGGCCCCATCCGTCCCGGCGGATCCGTGTCTGAAGAGACCCTCGCGCGCTTGCATGAGGACACCCTCGAAACCCTCGTCCGCACGCTGCAGCGACATGCACAAGGCGCCGGTCATCGC
This region includes:
- a CDS encoding protein-L-isoaspartate(D-aspartate) O-methyltransferase — its product is MTDRRGPLRSVDCLLLAVGLCLLTTVNACASDQDMTAERQRLVEKIEAEVRMTAPELGFARLDPRVAEAMLRVPRHAFVPNAQRALAYANHPLPIGGGQTISQPYIVAIMSQLLDVGPGDRVFELGTGSGYQAAVLAEMGVDVYSVEIVPELAERAHANLEAAGYPQVQVRAGDGWLGWPEAAPFDGIILTAAAPVIPDQLIDQLKPGGRLVMPIGETHSVQQLAIFDKDEDGTLRRRDLLPVRFVPVTGPLGD